A genome region from Anastrepha obliqua isolate idAnaObli1 chromosome 4, idAnaObli1_1.0, whole genome shotgun sequence includes the following:
- the LOC129246113 gene encoding epidermal growth factor-like protein, whose translation MQFATSTVSALCFLFANLPSLLGAATRHPLPSLRSHRWRPSPLPCSDYEMLIINTNYCVSRCPLRCINGACFEDGDCPCSAYYQTSFEKEALVCAAECLPGCQSAGGFCAAPDLCLCSREGYYFDAVARRCRKYHLFSDRCFGRCLYGKCTANGECICAQGYAVQETVFGQLCAPVCKQDCGKYGFCYLPNMCACRKKDYHYEYDGKCHADYIHLEQ comes from the exons ATGCAATTTGCTACTTCAACCGTTTCGGCGCTATGCTTCCTGTTTGCCAACCTTCCATCTCTGCTGGGGGCCGCAACGCGCCATCCATTGCCTTCACTGCGTTCACACCGTTGGCGCCCATCACCACTGCCCTGCTCCGACTACGAGATGCTAATCATCAATACGAATTACTGCGTCTCGCGCTGTCCTCTCCGTTGCATAAATGGGGCATGCTTTGAGGATGGTGACTGTCCCTGCTCCGCGTACTATCAAACCTCATTCGAGAAGGAAGCACTGGTATGCGCTGCCGAATGTTTGCCTGGCTGCCAGAGCGCCGGTGGTTTTTGTGCAGCGCCTGATCTTTGTCTCTGTAGCCGCGAGGGCTATTATTTCGATGCGGTGGCGCGTCGTTGCCGCAAATACCACCTTTTCAGCGATCGTTGTTTCGG GCGTTGTTTGTACGGAAAATGTACAGCGAACGGGGAATGCATTTGTGCGCAGGGATATGCGGTTCAGGAGACGGTATTCGGTCAGCTGTGTGCACCCGTGTGTAAACA AGACTGCGGCAAATATGGCTTTTGTTATCTGCCGAATATGTGCGCCTGCCGAAAGAAAGACTATCACTACGAATATGACGGCAAGTGCCATGCGGACTACATCCATCTGGAGCAATGA